From a single Georhizobium profundi genomic region:
- a CDS encoding DUF5131 family protein — MADKTAIEWTDATWNPITGCSVVSPGCTNCYAMRLAGTRLRNHPSRAGLTIDSKAGPVWNGELRFNKSALRQPLSWKQPRRIFVCAHGDLFHESVPDEWIDQIFAVMALAPQHTFQVLTKRADRMRAYFTALPARAGDVARWGTWHWGANDPDSLFDQIIDTVQHALPNVWLGVSVEDQKRADERIPDLLATPAAIRWISAEPLLGPLDLRRIRYDQNKVSYCVDALNNLGFRSATWWREPDVEPVDQPRRTIDWVVAGGESGSSARPMHPVWVRSIRDQCAEANVPFLFKQWGEWAAVSQMSEDQIEGCYPPRSERHPEATRQSLVETHVLHGDGSRHGIVDRNAFLHGTEPMKMFKLGKKRAGRELDGDIYDAFPALREVPAL; from the coding sequence ATGGCTGACAAAACCGCCATCGAATGGACTGACGCCACCTGGAACCCGATCACCGGCTGTTCCGTCGTCTCGCCCGGCTGCACCAATTGCTACGCCATGCGCCTCGCCGGCACCCGCCTGCGCAACCATCCCTCGCGCGCCGGCCTTACGATCGACAGCAAGGCCGGGCCAGTCTGGAACGGTGAGCTGCGGTTCAACAAGAGCGCACTCCGTCAGCCACTGAGCTGGAAACAGCCGCGCAGGATCTTCGTCTGCGCCCATGGCGATCTCTTCCACGAGAGCGTGCCAGACGAGTGGATCGACCAGATCTTCGCCGTCATGGCGCTTGCCCCGCAGCACACGTTCCAGGTGCTGACCAAGCGCGCCGACCGGATGCGGGCATACTTCACCGCATTGCCAGCAAGGGCGGGCGATGTCGCTAGGTGGGGCACTTGGCATTGGGGCGCGAACGATCCCGACTCGTTGTTCGACCAAATCATCGACACAGTGCAGCATGCCCTGCCCAACGTCTGGCTCGGCGTGAGCGTCGAGGATCAGAAGCGCGCCGATGAGCGCATCCCGGATCTTCTCGCCACGCCCGCTGCTATCCGCTGGATCTCCGCCGAGCCGCTGCTTGGACCTCTTGATCTGCGCCGGATCCGATACGACCAGAACAAGGTCAGCTATTGTGTCGACGCTCTCAACAATCTGGGCTTTCGGTCTGCCACTTGGTGGAGAGAACCCGATGTCGAACCGGTCGATCAGCCGCGCCGGACCATCGACTGGGTCGTCGCCGGCGGCGAAAGCGGTTCGTCGGCACGACCAATGCATCCCGTCTGGGTTCGTTCAATCCGCGACCAGTGCGCCGAGGCCAATGTGCCATTCTTGTTCAAGCAGTGGGGCGAGTGGGCCGCCGTCAGTCAGATGTCGGAAGATCAGATCGAAGGCTGCTATCCGCCGCGGAGCGAGCGGCATCCGGAAGCGACTCGTCAGTCGCTCGTGGAAACGCATGTGCTGCACGGGGACGGCAGTCGACACGGCATCGTCGATCGCAACGCGTTTCTGCATGGCACCGAACCTATGAAGATGTTCAAGCTCGGCAAGAAGCGCGCCGGCCGGGAGCTGGACGGCGACATCTACGACGCCTTTCCGGCTCTTCGCGAGGTGCCGGCGCTATGA
- a CDS encoding S24 family peptidase: MDHKSLLRALLNKGYSQARMAQELDVKQPTISRWLTKDVKIEHENRLRIEELARENDLIQMDNEHSAPGISAGHNEIPEINVTGGLGGGGLTMVEAVANKGGMIFSKEAIRDTWKLPEWLLSRFNARSRDLAAFPVQGDSMAPTLDDGDVIFVDLRHLVPSPPGIYAMADEFGGVIVKRLEVVSRPGDDDIEISIISDNQKHARRNLMLSEIQIIGRYVGKFTT; this comes from the coding sequence ATGGATCACAAATCGCTCCTCCGCGCCCTGCTTAACAAGGGCTACAGCCAGGCCCGCATGGCTCAAGAACTGGACGTCAAGCAGCCGACGATCTCGCGCTGGCTGACTAAGGATGTCAAAATCGAGCACGAAAACCGTCTTCGCATCGAAGAACTCGCACGCGAAAACGACCTCATCCAGATGGACAACGAGCATTCTGCGCCCGGCATTTCCGCTGGTCATAACGAAATCCCGGAGATCAACGTCACGGGAGGCCTCGGAGGCGGCGGCCTCACCATGGTCGAGGCAGTCGCCAACAAAGGCGGCATGATCTTTTCCAAGGAAGCCATCAGAGACACATGGAAACTGCCGGAGTGGCTGCTTAGCCGGTTTAATGCGCGCTCTCGTGATCTTGCTGCATTCCCCGTCCAAGGCGATTCCATGGCTCCAACCCTGGATGATGGCGACGTCATATTCGTCGACTTGAGACACCTCGTTCCGTCGCCTCCGGGTATTTATGCGATGGCCGACGAGTTTGGCGGTGTCATCGTAAAGCGCCTCGAAGTTGTTTCACGTCCTGGAGACGATGACATCGAGATCTCCATCATCTCCGACAACCAGAAACATGCTCGTCGCAATCTCATGCTGAGCGAAATCCAGATCATCGGCAGGTACGTGGGCAAGTTCACAACCTGA
- a CDS encoding helix-turn-helix domain-containing protein, whose product MINPILHVRTSVLNLTQAALAELTGTKQATVSRWERGELYPDLRHLARIRQEIRSRGLAWDDSIFFEPPKEAAE is encoded by the coding sequence ATGATCAACCCGATTCTCCATGTTCGGACGTCTGTGCTCAACCTGACACAGGCTGCGCTTGCGGAATTGACCGGCACCAAGCAGGCGACGGTCAGCCGCTGGGAGCGTGGCGAGTTGTATCCCGATCTCCGACATTTGGCCCGTATCAGGCAAGAGATCCGCTCTCGCGGTCTTGCGTGGGATGACTCGATTTTCTTCGAGCCACCCAAGGAGGCTGCCGAATGA
- a CDS encoding GcrA family cell cycle regulator, giving the protein MVDWTSSMAETARDLRREGMSCGLIAQRLGVSRNAVIGKLNRMGVPSPREPGGHGGPGTRIQLGKREAPETPRGPKAVKLKDDLAPTIKASAAGLDAERLAEDISLAQLGGFACHFPVSGHQVAADEHRFCGLPVADRDAGELKLNRRYCAHHAARARARDGQAGV; this is encoded by the coding sequence ATGGTTGATTGGACCAGCAGCATGGCGGAAACCGCCAGAGATCTGCGCCGCGAGGGCATGAGCTGCGGGCTCATCGCGCAACGGCTCGGGGTGAGCCGCAATGCCGTTATCGGCAAGCTCAACCGCATGGGCGTGCCTTCGCCGCGCGAGCCTGGCGGCCATGGCGGACCTGGCACCCGTATCCAGCTCGGCAAGCGAGAGGCGCCCGAAACGCCGCGCGGTCCGAAGGCGGTCAAGCTCAAGGATGATCTGGCGCCAACCATCAAAGCATCGGCAGCCGGCCTGGATGCCGAACGTTTGGCGGAGGACATCAGCCTTGCGCAGCTCGGAGGCTTCGCCTGCCACTTCCCGGTGAGCGGGCATCAGGTGGCTGCCGATGAACACCGGTTCTGCGGCCTGCCAGTTGCGGACCGCGACGCCGGCGAACTGAAGCTAAACCGTCGCTACTGCGCTCACCATGCCGCTCGCGCCCGTGCGCGCGACGGACAGGCTGGGGTCTGA
- a CDS encoding helix-turn-helix domain-containing protein yields MAAPFQKMVGVQVSVTARAKALLDAQAQARGYSTSAWCGLLFDMAFAAVCAREKGAIHTDADLDAIVGACLLLHARAKWNTAEIAQKLGVPEATVVRILDTWRDYRRGEV; encoded by the coding sequence ATGGCGGCGCCCTTTCAGAAGATGGTCGGCGTGCAGGTGAGCGTGACGGCGCGGGCAAAGGCTCTGCTGGATGCCCAGGCACAGGCGCGCGGCTACTCGACCTCCGCCTGGTGCGGGCTGCTCTTCGACATGGCGTTCGCGGCGGTCTGCGCGCGCGAGAAGGGCGCCATTCACACCGATGCGGATCTAGACGCAATCGTCGGCGCCTGCCTGCTGCTCCATGCGCGCGCGAAATGGAACACGGCGGAGATTGCCCAGAAGCTGGGCGTTCCGGAAGCGACCGTGGTGCGCATCCTGGACACCTGGCGCGATTATCGGCGGGGCGAGGTGTAA
- a CDS encoding DUF2312 domain-containing protein → MKDGKPEAPSPYTNGVARDQLRAFVERIERLEEEKKAIADDIKGVYSEAKGCGFDTKALRRVIALRKLDPDERAEQEAILDTYLVALGMMPEHG, encoded by the coding sequence GTGAAGGACGGTAAGCCGGAGGCGCCATCGCCTTACACGAACGGCGTGGCGCGCGACCAGCTGCGCGCGTTTGTCGAACGGATCGAGCGGCTCGAAGAAGAAAAGAAGGCGATCGCCGACGACATCAAGGGCGTCTATTCGGAGGCGAAGGGCTGCGGGTTCGACACCAAGGCGCTGCGGCGGGTGATCGCGCTGCGCAAGCTCGATCCAGACGAGCGGGCGGAGCAAGAGGCGATCCTCGACACCTATCTCGTCGCGCTCGGCATGATGCCGGAGCACGGCTGA
- a CDS encoding MT-A70 family methyltransferase — protein MKYQLLPPLSDDDRAALEASIVAHGVLVPVEYDEDGNILDGHNRVAICESLGLVDWPRFVRKGLAEEEKRTLARELNVSRRHLTAAQKRDLIADQLRDTPSISSRAIAQMLAVDHKTVAKVRKSLVAGGEIPHHEEVEGRDGVVQPARKPIRTAFLPEPDNARELMATAKSIRDRQREHGRRVRTDLINEIAARGTVEAGTMPVAAYPILYADPPWAQEAWSDETGQDRGLMYPAMDLDAIKELCAGKTSPATRDAVCFLWVTANRTDDGIDVLRAWGFDFVTCLIWDKIDIGMGRWVRDRHELLLIGKRGDFPAPLPGTQAPSVHAEKKGGHSTKPSFFAEMIERLYPDMRKLELFQREASLAPDDVRRNGSWSFWGFEAGEGSSDG, from the coding sequence ATGAAGTATCAGCTCCTCCCGCCACTTTCCGACGATGACCGCGCCGCGCTCGAAGCCTCGATCGTCGCGCATGGCGTGCTCGTACCGGTGGAATATGACGAGGATGGCAACATCCTCGACGGGCACAATCGCGTCGCGATCTGCGAGAGCCTCGGCCTCGTCGATTGGCCCCGCTTCGTGCGCAAGGGATTGGCGGAAGAGGAGAAGCGGACGCTGGCGCGCGAGCTAAACGTTTCGCGGCGGCACCTGACGGCAGCCCAGAAGCGCGATCTGATCGCCGACCAGCTGCGGGACACGCCTTCGATATCGTCGCGCGCGATCGCGCAGATGCTGGCGGTCGATCACAAGACCGTTGCGAAGGTGCGCAAGAGCCTCGTCGCTGGTGGGGAAATTCCCCACCATGAGGAAGTCGAGGGGCGGGACGGCGTCGTGCAGCCGGCGCGCAAGCCGATCCGCACGGCCTTCCTGCCGGAACCGGACAACGCGCGCGAGCTGATGGCAACCGCCAAATCGATCCGCGATCGCCAGCGTGAGCACGGGCGGCGGGTTCGTACCGATCTCATCAACGAAATCGCGGCGCGTGGAACCGTGGAGGCCGGCACGATGCCGGTCGCCGCCTATCCGATTCTCTATGCGGACCCGCCTTGGGCACAAGAAGCCTGGTCGGATGAGACCGGGCAGGACCGGGGGCTGATGTACCCGGCCATGGATCTCGACGCGATCAAGGAGCTCTGCGCCGGAAAGACCTCGCCGGCGACGCGCGATGCGGTGTGCTTTCTCTGGGTAACGGCGAACCGAACCGATGACGGGATCGACGTTCTGCGCGCATGGGGCTTCGACTTCGTCACCTGCCTGATCTGGGACAAAATCGACATCGGGATGGGGCGATGGGTGCGGGACCGGCACGAGCTGCTGTTGATCGGCAAGCGCGGCGACTTCCCAGCGCCCCTGCCGGGAACGCAAGCGCCTTCGGTCCATGCAGAAAAGAAGGGTGGGCACTCCACCAAGCCGAGCTTTTTCGCGGAGATGATCGAGCGGCTCTATCCCGACATGCGCAAGCTGGAGCTTTTCCAGCGCGAGGCATCACTCGCGCCGGACGACGTGCGCCGCAATGGCAGCTGGTCGTTCTGGGGCTTCGAGGCAGGCGAGGGCAGTTCCGATGGATGA
- a CDS encoding DNA cytosine methyltransferase, which yields MQPMIIDSFAGGGGASTGIEMALGRSPDVAINHSADALSMHAVNHPDTLHLDSNIWDVSPLEVTKGRHVGLFWASPDCKHFSKAKGGKPMDRNIRDLAWIVVRWAEEAKPDVIILENVEEFRTWGPLCNDGKPIPELRGLIFEQWMKRLKKAGYRVQWRELRACDYGAPTIRKRFFLIARRDGRPIVWPKRTHGDPKKPDDARLIKTGKLKPWRTAAEIIDWSLPCPSIFDTADEIMAKHGVRAVRPLADNTMRRIARGVMRYVLEAKRPFIVVANHGGDHFRGQGLDEPAHTVAAARDAWGLVVPVVTAGQHGGSNRAADAPLHTITASPKDQNAIVAAHLTKFQTGSTGALLDEPLPTVTANSYVKRPGGAAPIGLVAPYLVPRYQEREGQAPRVRSVEEPAATVVPGGNEGVLAAVHLSRQFGASIGTEASEPVGTITAGGGGKAAVVAAFLAQHNNDSRRIGGVNPGRAADEPIATITQAGAQQAVVAAHLLNMRGSARRDQSIERPAPTATAGGNHAALISGFLTKYYGEALPNQSLDEPVHTVTTKPRHGLVTLDIDGQTYAVVDIGMRMLTPRERFRAQGFPDSYIIDRRLDGSAISATVQGSCCGNSVPPPVAAVLVAANCGHLAVEKSGVAL from the coding sequence ATGCAGCCAATGATCATCGACAGTTTCGCCGGCGGCGGCGGTGCCTCGACGGGTATCGAGATGGCGCTCGGTCGCTCGCCGGATGTGGCGATCAACCACTCGGCCGACGCGCTTTCCATGCATGCGGTCAACCATCCGGACACGCTGCATCTCGACAGCAACATCTGGGACGTCTCGCCACTGGAAGTGACGAAGGGGCGGCATGTGGGACTCTTCTGGGCCTCGCCGGACTGCAAGCACTTCTCGAAGGCCAAGGGCGGCAAGCCGATGGATCGCAACATCCGCGATCTGGCGTGGATCGTCGTGCGCTGGGCGGAGGAGGCGAAGCCGGACGTCATCATTCTAGAGAATGTCGAGGAGTTCCGCACCTGGGGGCCACTCTGCAATGACGGCAAGCCGATTCCCGAGCTGCGCGGCCTGATCTTCGAGCAATGGATGAAGCGGCTGAAGAAAGCCGGATACAGAGTGCAGTGGCGCGAGCTTCGCGCTTGCGACTACGGCGCACCGACGATCCGCAAGCGGTTCTTCCTGATCGCGCGGCGGGACGGCCGGCCGATCGTTTGGCCGAAGCGAACGCATGGAGATCCGAAGAAGCCGGATGACGCGAGGCTGATCAAGACCGGCAAGCTGAAGCCATGGCGCACCGCTGCGGAGATCATCGACTGGTCTCTGCCATGCCCTTCGATCTTCGACACTGCCGACGAGATCATGGCGAAGCACGGGGTGCGGGCCGTGCGGCCGCTGGCGGACAACACGATGCGCCGGATTGCGCGCGGCGTGATGCGCTACGTGCTTGAGGCAAAGCGGCCCTTCATCGTGGTTGCGAACCATGGAGGCGACCATTTCCGGGGGCAGGGCCTCGACGAGCCGGCGCACACGGTTGCTGCTGCCCGTGACGCCTGGGGGCTCGTGGTGCCCGTCGTCACGGCTGGGCAGCATGGCGGATCGAACCGCGCGGCCGATGCGCCGCTGCACACCATCACGGCCAGCCCGAAAGATCAGAACGCGATCGTTGCGGCGCACCTGACGAAGTTCCAGACCGGATCGACGGGCGCGCTTCTCGACGAGCCGCTGCCGACGGTGACCGCCAACAGCTATGTGAAGCGGCCCGGCGGGGCGGCGCCGATCGGCCTCGTCGCGCCGTACCTGGTGCCGCGCTACCAGGAGCGGGAAGGGCAGGCGCCGCGCGTCCGATCGGTCGAGGAACCGGCGGCGACCGTGGTGCCCGGCGGGAATGAAGGCGTGCTGGCGGCGGTACATCTGTCGCGCCAATTCGGTGCCTCGATCGGCACCGAGGCCAGTGAGCCTGTCGGCACGATCACGGCAGGCGGCGGAGGCAAAGCGGCGGTGGTTGCAGCATTCCTCGCGCAGCACAACAATGACAGCCGGCGCATTGGCGGGGTGAACCCGGGCCGCGCGGCCGACGAGCCGATCGCGACCATCACGCAGGCCGGTGCGCAGCAGGCCGTCGTCGCGGCGCATCTTTTGAACATGCGCGGTAGTGCAAGGCGCGATCAGAGCATCGAACGGCCCGCACCGACTGCGACGGCCGGCGGCAATCATGCTGCGCTGATTTCCGGCTTCCTGACGAAATACTATGGCGAGGCGCTGCCCAATCAGTCGCTAGACGAGCCGGTGCATACCGTGACGACGAAGCCGCGCCATGGGCTCGTGACGCTCGACATCGACGGGCAGACCTATGCCGTCGTCGACATCGGCATGCGCATGCTGACGCCACGCGAGCGCTTCCGGGCGCAGGGCTTTCCCGACAGCTACATCATCGATCGTCGGCTCGATGGATCGGCTATCTCGGCGACCGTGCAGGGTTCCTGTTGCGGCAACAGCGTGCCGCCCCCCGTGGCCGCCGTGCTCGTCGCGGCAAACTGCGGGCACTTGGCGGTGGAAAAAAGCGGGGTGGCGTTGTGA
- a CDS encoding helix-turn-helix domain-containing protein, whose protein sequence is MSARLLGLGFGCDMGTPCRKLILLKLIDACDDDGSRIFPAVATIARAAQCSTRQVQRELSTMVDIGLLAIVRAGGCGPKSTREYAMDLAVLRRIEADGWNAVSAQTPANKGDMVSPLADDDDAPKGDMGDTPRVTPATDKGDSHCHPTPPYPSKDPSEREARERGIDSDLEGQDEGEAVQVDSPKADEPKAGDRPGTADFEKRVMRLCNGRGFDAGPWKNWDTSSPGHVARQFAKLTVDERLEAERWRDAYLRDVERRKKQPIPIANYLRDKLWNGLDPKILERAEKAALAAKGHAPNDQAAPFGKAWGAFRFINLLKPHGPLPRPSLFIQTMIERGGDEGESYRLQHLATHGWPLVNRMHTAAAQGRGWQVDAAALALGESFEKVRSGSAEWEAWRALHERRGWPWLPDGPDWIWMPAGDDPDTAMAEFENAVKAKDADDDDEAA, encoded by the coding sequence GTGAGTGCGCGCCTCCTCGGGCTCGGCTTTGGCTGCGACATGGGGACGCCGTGCCGCAAGCTGATCCTGCTCAAGCTGATCGACGCCTGCGACGACGACGGCAGCCGGATCTTCCCGGCGGTCGCGACGATCGCGCGCGCGGCGCAGTGCTCCACGCGGCAGGTGCAGCGCGAGCTCTCCACGATGGTCGATATCGGCCTGCTGGCGATCGTGCGCGCCGGCGGCTGCGGCCCGAAATCGACCCGTGAATATGCCATGGACCTGGCTGTGCTGCGGCGAATCGAGGCGGACGGATGGAATGCGGTTTCGGCGCAGACGCCCGCAAATAAGGGTGACATGGTGTCACCCTTAGCGGATGACGATGATGCGCCTAAGGGTGACATGGGCGACACGCCAAGGGTGACACCGGCGACAGATAAGGGTGACTCCCATTGTCACCCAACCCCTCCTTACCCCTCCAAAGACCCCTCAGAGAGAGAGGCGCGCGAGCGCGGGATCGATTCCGATCTGGAAGGGCAGGACGAAGGCGAGGCCGTCCAGGTCGACAGCCCGAAAGCCGATGAGCCGAAAGCGGGCGATCGACCGGGAACGGCCGATTTCGAGAAGCGCGTCATGCGGCTCTGCAACGGTCGTGGCTTCGACGCCGGACCGTGGAAGAACTGGGACACCTCATCGCCCGGCCATGTGGCACGGCAGTTCGCCAAGCTGACGGTCGACGAGCGTCTGGAAGCCGAGCGGTGGCGCGACGCCTATTTGCGGGACGTGGAGCGGAGGAAGAAACAGCCGATCCCGATCGCGAACTACCTGCGCGACAAGCTCTGGAACGGGCTGGATCCGAAGATCCTGGAGCGCGCGGAGAAGGCGGCGCTGGCGGCGAAGGGGCATGCGCCGAACGACCAGGCGGCGCCCTTCGGCAAGGCATGGGGCGCGTTTCGCTTCATCAATCTTCTGAAGCCGCATGGGCCACTGCCGAGGCCGTCGCTGTTCATCCAGACCATGATCGAGCGAGGCGGCGACGAGGGCGAGAGCTATCGGCTCCAGCACCTCGCGACGCATGGCTGGCCGCTGGTTAATCGGATGCATACCGCTGCTGCGCAGGGGCGCGGATGGCAGGTGGACGCGGCAGCGCTGGCGCTTGGTGAGAGCTTCGAAAAGGTGCGGAGCGGCTCGGCGGAATGGGAGGCATGGCGTGCGCTGCATGAGCGGCGGGGCTGGCCATGGCTGCCGGACGGGCCGGACTGGATCTGGATGCCGGCGGGCGACGACCCTGACACGGCAATGGCGGAATTCGAGAATGCAGTGAAGGCGAAGGATGCGGACGATGATGATGAAGCGGCTTGA
- the nusG gene encoding transcription termination/antitermination protein NusG, which produces MMMKRLETGFADAEAALRRMQKTANLRSIEASFLTMANRHQPGERRWYALVVQNGHEKDVAERLDKADIHSWIPMRIKKGRRIRGRKRPPIEAPVIGGFVFVEVVPGAACFAGLRGLKGVIWIVGAGETPMPIRMKELERFKDLAKGGAFDKGGSHDPDALRAGDKVTVVDGPFGTFDGRIEALGSGAMKDAALVLLDVFGRPCPSWMPLALIKRLD; this is translated from the coding sequence ATGATGATGAAGCGGCTTGAAACCGGGTTCGCCGATGCCGAAGCGGCGCTGCGCAGAATGCAGAAGACAGCCAACCTTCGCTCCATTGAGGCCAGTTTCCTCACGATGGCGAACCGGCACCAGCCAGGCGAACGGCGCTGGTATGCGCTTGTGGTGCAGAACGGGCATGAGAAGGACGTGGCGGAGCGGCTCGACAAAGCGGATATCCACAGCTGGATTCCGATGCGCATCAAGAAAGGCCGACGCATTCGAGGGCGGAAGAGGCCGCCGATCGAGGCGCCTGTGATTGGCGGATTCGTATTCGTTGAAGTGGTGCCCGGAGCGGCATGCTTTGCCGGTCTGCGCGGCCTCAAGGGCGTGATCTGGATCGTCGGTGCGGGCGAGACGCCGATGCCGATTCGGATGAAGGAACTGGAGCGATTCAAAGACTTGGCCAAGGGTGGCGCATTCGACAAGGGTGGGTCGCATGATCCAGACGCGCTTCGGGCGGGCGACAAGGTGACGGTCGTCGATGGGCCGTTCGGGACATTTGACGGGCGCATCGAAGCACTGGGTTCAGGTGCGATGAAAGATGCTGCTCTGGTGCTGCTCGATGTGTTCGGTCGTCCATGCCCCTCATGGATGCCTCTTGCGCTGATCAAGCGACTCGATTAG
- a CDS encoding HNH endonuclease, whose protein sequence is MLERWIAFPLRFEGQIVPSENSDLSSFLGLKRMGRLKAVKPRVAALPPRIGHAAGDEQARHRERDATIGWRAWYKTARWQKLRLKILQRDLYTCQKTGVLLSGKHPAPNSPVVDHKRAHRGDERLFWDEDNLHAVSKAYHDSEKQAEERRRG, encoded by the coding sequence TTGCTGGAGCGTTGGATCGCATTTCCACTACGATTTGAGGGGCAAATCGTTCCATCCGAAAATTCTGATCTTTCATCTTTCTTAGGGCTGAAGCGGATGGGAAGGCTGAAAGCAGTGAAGCCACGCGTTGCGGCTTTGCCTCCACGTATCGGCCATGCCGCCGGCGATGAGCAGGCTCGGCACCGTGAGCGTGATGCGACGATCGGCTGGCGCGCCTGGTATAAGACAGCACGCTGGCAAAAGCTGCGGCTGAAGATCCTGCAGCGCGATCTCTACACCTGCCAGAAAACAGGCGTGCTGCTCAGCGGCAAGCACCCGGCACCCAACAGCCCGGTGGTCGACCACAAGCGGGCTCATCGTGGCGACGAGCGGTTGTTCTGGGATGAGGACAATCTGCACGCGGTGAGCAAGGCGTATCACGACAGCGAGAAGCAGGCCGAAGAGCGGCGGAGAGGCTGA
- a CDS encoding terminase TerL endonuclease subunit, with amino-acid sequence MPGTEEELPRFSCPDWWDKIQAGQTPMADVPLNEARAAKALAFFNRLRLPDVPGTPPLSEACGEWFREILCAFLASEDPETKQRLVWELLCMVPKKNSKTTYVAALGLTALFMEEAPNRQMLLVAPSQNISERCFAQAQGMIRLDDRLQKIFSLQDHLKCITRKKTGTKLDVKTFDTSIVTGEIPVLTIIDELHELGKKAKAAAVMQQIRGGGITMQGGQVLMITTQSDEAPAGIWRTELDKARKIRDGKGGKAPILLPVLYEYPVEQQRDQSYWRDVANWKCLLPNLGRSISRQRLVEDYENNGSASKETEQIWASQHLNIEIGVGLAGDGWSGAPHWDQCLDPKLKRLDDVLRRSEVCTIGIDWGGADDLAALYVIGRETTSKRWLGWGQAWARPSVFERRKGIAHHLREFEECGDLIVAQSGEEQAASAAAICRRVADEGLLPEAGGIGLDSAGVALLIDALEDVDLDQPMIQSVPQGWKLQTAISSVPLKLEDRRFLHGGQPIMAWSAGNAKQTLRGGNYVVTKEVSGAAKIDPLMAMFNASMLMFANPAAIGPSVYESRGILEISI; translated from the coding sequence ATGCCCGGCACTGAAGAGGAGCTGCCTCGCTTCTCATGCCCTGACTGGTGGGACAAGATCCAAGCGGGTCAGACGCCGATGGCTGACGTTCCCTTAAATGAGGCGAGGGCGGCTAAGGCGCTCGCATTCTTCAACCGCTTGCGCCTGCCTGACGTACCAGGCACGCCCCCGCTCTCGGAGGCCTGCGGCGAGTGGTTTCGAGAAATCCTGTGTGCGTTTCTCGCCAGCGAAGATCCGGAGACCAAGCAGCGGCTCGTCTGGGAGCTTCTTTGCATGGTCCCGAAGAAGAACTCGAAGACGACTTATGTCGCAGCGCTGGGGCTGACAGCCTTATTCATGGAAGAGGCGCCAAACCGGCAAATGCTGCTGGTCGCACCAAGCCAGAACATCTCTGAGCGGTGCTTTGCCCAGGCGCAGGGCATGATCCGTCTCGACGATCGTCTGCAAAAGATATTCTCGCTTCAGGATCATCTGAAGTGCATCACGCGCAAGAAGACGGGCACAAAGCTCGACGTCAAAACCTTCGATACGTCAATCGTGACGGGCGAAATCCCCGTTCTGACCATCATCGACGAGCTCCATGAGCTCGGCAAGAAGGCCAAGGCCGCAGCCGTCATGCAGCAAATCCGCGGTGGCGGTATCACCATGCAGGGCGGCCAGGTTCTGATGATCACAACGCAATCGGATGAGGCGCCGGCCGGCATATGGCGAACCGAACTGGACAAGGCGCGCAAGATCCGTGACGGCAAGGGCGGTAAGGCTCCGATCCTTCTGCCCGTGCTCTATGAGTATCCAGTCGAGCAACAGCGCGATCAGAGCTACTGGCGGGATGTGGCCAACTGGAAATGCCTGCTGCCAAATCTGGGCCGCTCCATCAGTCGCCAACGCCTTGTCGAAGACTATGAGAATAACGGCTCGGCCTCAAAGGAAACCGAGCAAATCTGGGCGTCTCAGCACCTCAACATCGAGATCGGCGTCGGCCTTGCCGGGGACGGTTGGTCGGGCGCACCTCACTGGGATCAGTGTCTCGACCCGAAATTGAAGCGTCTCGACGATGTTTTGAGGCGCTCCGAGGTGTGCACGATAGGCATCGACTGGGGCGGTGCTGACGACCTGGCCGCCCTCTACGTTATCGGACGTGAGACTACATCCAAGCGTTGGCTTGGCTGGGGGCAGGCGTGGGCAAGACCTTCGGTCTTCGAGCGAAGAAAAGGGATCGCTCACCATCTCCGCGAATTCGAAGAGTGCGGCGATCTGATCGTGGCGCAATCAGGTGAGGAGCAGGCCGCATCGGCTGCGGCCATCTGTCGAAGGGTTGCTGATGAAGGACTGCTGCCGGAGGCGGGCGGCATCGGCCTCGACAGCGCAGGCGTAGCGCTCCTTATCGATGCTCTGGAGGATGTCGACCTGGATCAACCAATGATCCAGTCGGTCCCACAGGGTTGGAAACTTCAGACCGCCATCTCTTCCGTCCCACTGAAGCTTGAAGATCGGCGCTTTCTTCATGGAGGCCAGCCGATCATGGCCTGGTCTGCCGGCAATGCGAAACAGACGCTGCGCGGCGGCAATTACGTCGTGACGAAGGAAGTTTCCGGCGCAGCGAAAATCGACCCGCTGATGGCGATGTTCAATGCCTCGATGCTGATGTTCGCGAACCCCGCAGCAATCGGCCCTTCAGTCTACGAGTCGCGCGGCATTCTGGAGATTTCAATCTGA